The following proteins are encoded in a genomic region of Bradyrhizobium sp. SK17:
- a CDS encoding Ig-like domain-containing protein, with product MSNPVVLTLTTSDPVHDYTQLYAAITAISVGGGLAAANTDYVINFSLSSGARTLQLLDDLPAINLMNGSTLTFDGNSDYNNQLGGQDYSDVIDARGYQGFVVTSGTVTFKNLSIINAVASGGNGGTGGGGGGAGLGGGLFVGANADVTLNNVNFGNNTAKGGDGGAVDPAGGGGGGGGIGADGGAGNGGGGGGGGFGGQDYYGYHGTGGNGYTETGSNTQHPSTGANNAGGTPATIGGAAGGGQGGDNYGGIGYGAHAAGGANGGGGGGGVGGGGGGIGGGNSTANGLGAGFGGTGGIGGGGGGGIFAGGNGGFAGGGGGSGNGSGYAHTGGNGGFGGGGGGSNGTPGTGGFGAGNGSLAGGGGGGLGAGGDIFVQQGGKLTVIGGTLTNGTEIGGTGANGAGNGSAYGGIFIQGTMTVTPTHTVPTATQGLQTVTTLTIADTIADERGISGTGTSGKLVVSGGGTLTLTGANSYVGGTQIDGGNTLAIAADNNIGGSAGALILNGGTLTTSGGYTFTHDIQVTANGGTFNISSGTIADTGSISGSGTFTLSGAGTLQLGLGQLAGLTGTLNLNGGHLGLTTGGIFDDAIVVNGSTSVAVGTGATVTDTALISGGGNLGIDGGGTFVLSHANTYGSTTIYSGTAWLTTYGAAGTGNISFSTGLAGTLKIDNAALNGNAFTNTISNFNPGQKIDLTGLQYNTLNPSLNTVSLSGNTLSISNGTTTDTLTVNGLDGGTRFQLTQDATGGTIVQIISTRVFNVASVADLNAAILQMDSGGQNAAQNANYTINITANFSLTSELYAFNLLSGSSVTINGSDGHGGTYTIDGLNAQRGFFVYAGNVNLENLTIQNTVAAGGGVVRGGGGGGAGLGGALFISSNGSATIDNVIFHNSAAIGGNGGSGGTGSITSFYGLGGGGGMGGRGGSSGGGGIGLGAQGSDSVVSSNGAGGIVPGTAGGGRGSDGYDFPYMGGYIHNYRSGGAGGANGGGGGAGGDVGINTRANGAGGGIGGGNALDGGNGGYGGGGGAGGNGGYGGGGGYGGNGGFGGGGGIGAMGGFGGGNGGTNGNGAPGGGGGLGAGGTVFVQQGGSLTIKGGSLSNDSGFNAVAGGTDGSGQASGSGLGSGIFIQGNNTLSFAPVSGQTLTVANDIADQSGNGGTGANAGTGSVAISGGGTVVLGGTNSYTGNTTVSGAGTVISISANVNLGAVTSILKLGDGTGISFTGSFTQTHNITVAGDPTFNVAAGQTVTQSGVISDGAAPGDVEVTGGGRLVLSAYNTYSGGTVIKGATLELAANGAAGSGAIAFTDGTVDKLVLDAAAFSGTAFGTSITGFGGGDTIDFANIAYDATATLSYANGVLLVKSSGGTVLASLNLTFGLGGSASSLMLASDGSATPHLEISAQAAIISVTADTTGHVTVLNAGKVVTISVNFSNTVSVTGAPQLLLNDGKAATYLSGSGSHTLVFSYNVQDGDNTSDLQVQSLSLNAGTIKDPGGQDAGLGRAATDLHLVVDTAAPTVSVTASATALLAGQTSTVTFTFSEAVTGFALSDTTVSGGTLSNLVHVGLNASHQDIYTATFTPDVTNAEAGSVQVNASSYADSAGNAGAASSTVSFTGDTKAPTVQVTADHNTLTAGDSAVVTFTFSEAVTGFGLGDVTVLGGTLGNLSHVGVDSSGHDVYTATFTPDATNTEAGSVQVNASSYTDVAGNSGAASNTISFTGDTKAPTVSVAADHSALLAGQTAVVTFTFSEAVASFALNDVTVHGGALGSLVHVGVNGSGQDIYTATFTPDATNAEAGSIKVNASSYSDTAGNAGGASNTVNFTGDTLAPTVSVTLNPDTVLAGDVSVATFAFSEAVSGFTLAGTTVHGGVLSNLVHVGLNGSGHDIYTATFTPDVSDTEAGSVKVNASSYSDTAGNAGAASNTATIGGDTLAPTVSIAADRNALLAGQTALVTFTFSEQLASFALSDVTVHGGTLGHLVHVGVNASGQDIYTATFTPDESNAEVGSVQVRASSYTDVAGNAGAASGTINFTGDTKAPTVSVAATPSSVLAGQTSVVTFTFSEHVTGFALTDTVVAGGALSNLVHVGLNVSGQDVYTATFTPDINDVLAGSIRVTASSYADDAGNAGTASNTASIGGDTHSPTVSVMADHTLLRAGDTARMTFTFSEAVAGFGLGDVAVHGGTLSGLVHVGLNGLGQDIYTAFFTPDVTDHLSADLSVVGASYADVAGNAGAASGTINFSGDTKAPSAPRLALHQDTGFSGADHITSNALIDYTRSDPADTLRFKADGASSFSTVAPVFTTDGVHTVTVQEVDAAGNVSASSSLTFTLDTTAPHLTGITATPSGGAAATGALVQLTVGFNEAVHVNGGTPTLTLNDGGSAIYDAAATALLGDPSKLVFDHIVSSTDRAAALAVTGFTSNGANVVDLAGNAASLSAVSAVFDALHINETIAPAYTLGPITRPELHLDLGGHVIMDAAASAFAGQYGMQYLFLGLPPGTPYQTVPDFHL from the coding sequence GTGTCGAATCCCGTTGTTCTGACGCTGACGACCAGCGATCCCGTCCACGACTACACCCAGCTCTATGCCGCGATCACGGCGATCAGCGTCGGCGGTGGCCTCGCCGCGGCCAACACCGATTACGTGATCAACTTCTCGCTGTCGTCCGGCGCGCGCACGCTGCAATTGCTGGACGATCTGCCGGCCATCAATCTGATGAACGGCTCGACACTCACCTTCGACGGCAACTCCGACTACAACAATCAACTCGGTGGCCAGGACTACAGCGACGTCATCGACGCGCGCGGCTATCAGGGCTTCGTCGTCACCTCCGGCACGGTGACGTTCAAGAACCTCTCCATCATCAATGCGGTTGCGAGCGGCGGCAATGGCGGCACCGGCGGCGGTGGTGGCGGCGCGGGACTCGGCGGCGGCCTGTTCGTCGGAGCGAACGCCGACGTCACGCTCAACAATGTCAATTTCGGCAACAACACCGCCAAGGGCGGCGATGGCGGCGCGGTCGATCCAGCCGGCGGCGGCGGTGGTGGTGGCGGCATCGGTGCCGATGGCGGAGCCGGCAATGGCGGCGGCGGCGGTGGCGGCGGCTTCGGCGGCCAAGACTATTACGGTTACCACGGGACCGGCGGCAATGGGTACACCGAGACGGGCTCTAACACCCAGCATCCCTCGACCGGCGCGAACAACGCGGGCGGTACGCCGGCGACGATCGGCGGCGCGGCCGGCGGCGGGCAGGGCGGGGACAATTACGGCGGCATCGGCTACGGCGCGCATGCCGCCGGTGGTGCGAATGGCGGAGGCGGCGGTGGCGGTGTCGGCGGTGGTGGCGGCGGCATCGGTGGCGGCAATTCGACTGCCAACGGTCTCGGTGCTGGCTTCGGCGGAACGGGTGGTATCGGCGGCGGCGGCGGCGGCGGCATCTTCGCCGGTGGCAATGGCGGCTTCGCCGGCGGCGGCGGCGGATCCGGCAACGGCAGCGGATATGCGCATACCGGCGGCAATGGCGGATTTGGCGGCGGTGGCGGCGGTTCGAACGGCACGCCCGGCACCGGCGGCTTCGGCGCGGGCAATGGCTCGCTCGCGGGCGGTGGCGGCGGCGGGCTTGGCGCCGGCGGCGACATCTTCGTCCAGCAGGGCGGCAAGCTGACCGTCATCGGCGGCACCCTGACGAATGGCACCGAGATCGGCGGCACCGGCGCCAACGGCGCCGGCAATGGCTCCGCCTATGGCGGCATCTTCATCCAGGGCACGATGACCGTCACGCCGACGCACACCGTGCCGACGGCGACCCAGGGATTGCAGACCGTCACCACGCTGACGATCGCCGACACCATCGCGGATGAAAGGGGTATCAGCGGCACCGGCACGAGCGGGAAGCTGGTCGTCTCCGGCGGCGGCACGCTGACACTGACCGGCGCCAACAGCTACGTCGGCGGCACCCAGATCGACGGCGGCAACACGCTCGCGATCGCCGCCGATAACAACATCGGCGGCTCGGCGGGCGCGCTGATCCTCAACGGCGGCACGCTGACCACGAGCGGCGGCTACACCTTCACCCACGACATTCAGGTCACCGCCAATGGCGGTACCTTCAACATCTCGTCCGGCACGATCGCCGACACCGGCTCGATCAGCGGCTCCGGCACGTTCACGCTATCTGGCGCCGGCACCTTGCAACTCGGGCTCGGTCAGCTCGCCGGATTGACCGGCACGCTCAACCTGAATGGTGGCCATCTCGGGTTGACCACCGGCGGAATCTTTGACGACGCGATCGTCGTGAACGGCAGCACATCCGTTGCGGTCGGGACCGGCGCGACCGTCACTGACACCGCGCTGATCAGCGGCGGCGGCAATCTCGGCATCGACGGCGGCGGCACCTTCGTGCTCAGCCATGCCAACACCTATGGCAGCACCACGATCTATTCGGGGACAGCCTGGCTCACGACCTATGGCGCCGCCGGCACCGGCAACATCTCCTTCAGCACGGGGCTTGCCGGCACGCTGAAGATCGACAATGCCGCGCTGAACGGCAATGCGTTCACCAACACGATCTCGAATTTCAATCCCGGTCAGAAGATCGATCTCACCGGGCTGCAATACAACACCCTGAACCCGTCGCTCAACACGGTCAGCCTGTCCGGCAACACGCTCTCGATCTCCAACGGCACCACGACTGATACGTTGACTGTGAACGGGCTCGACGGCGGCACCCGCTTCCAGCTCACGCAGGATGCGACCGGCGGCACGATCGTGCAGATCATCTCGACCCGGGTGTTCAACGTCGCCAGCGTCGCCGATCTCAATGCGGCGATCCTGCAAATGGACTCTGGCGGACAGAACGCCGCGCAGAACGCCAATTACACGATCAACATCACGGCCAATTTCAGCCTGACGTCGGAGTTGTACGCTTTCAACCTGCTGAGCGGATCGAGCGTCACCATCAACGGCAGCGATGGCCATGGCGGTACCTACACAATCGACGGCCTCAACGCCCAGCGTGGCTTCTTCGTCTATGCAGGCAACGTCAATCTGGAAAACCTGACCATCCAGAACACGGTGGCGGCGGGCGGCGGTGTCGTCCGCGGTGGCGGCGGTGGCGGTGCCGGGCTCGGCGGCGCGCTGTTCATCTCGTCGAACGGCAGCGCGACGATCGACAATGTCATCTTCCACAACAGCGCCGCGATCGGAGGCAATGGCGGCAGCGGCGGCACCGGAAGTATCACCAGCTTCTACGGCCTGGGCGGCGGCGGCGGGATGGGCGGCCGCGGCGGAAGCAGCGGCGGCGGCGGCATCGGTCTTGGCGCCCAAGGCTCCGACTCCGTTGTCAGTTCCAACGGTGCGGGTGGCATTGTGCCTGGCACAGCCGGCGGCGGCAGAGGCAGCGATGGATACGACTTTCCCTATATGGGCGGGTACATCCACAACTACCGATCAGGCGGGGCAGGCGGTGCCAATGGCGGCGGTGGCGGCGCCGGGGGCGATGTCGGCATCAATACCCGCGCGAACGGGGCCGGCGGCGGCATCGGCGGCGGCAACGCGCTTGACGGCGGCAATGGCGGCTACGGCGGTGGCGGCGGCGCGGGTGGCAATGGCGGCTACGGCGGTGGCGGTGGCTACGGCGGCAATGGTGGCTTCGGCGGCGGTGGCGGCATCGGCGCGATGGGCGGCTTCGGGGGCGGCAATGGCGGCACCAATGGCAACGGCGCGCCGGGTGGTGGTGGTGGCCTTGGCGCCGGCGGCACCGTCTTCGTCCAGCAAGGCGGCTCGCTGACCATCAAGGGCGGCTCGCTCTCCAACGATTCGGGCTTCAATGCGGTCGCCGGCGGCACTGATGGCAGTGGCCAGGCCAGCGGCTCGGGCTTGGGCTCCGGCATCTTCATCCAGGGCAACAACACGCTCAGCTTCGCGCCAGTCAGCGGCCAGACGCTCACCGTCGCCAACGACATCGCCGACCAGAGCGGCAATGGCGGCACCGGCGCCAATGCCGGCACCGGCAGCGTCGCCATCAGCGGTGGCGGCACCGTCGTGCTCGGCGGCACCAACAGCTACACCGGCAACACCACGGTCAGTGGCGCCGGCACCGTGATTTCGATTTCAGCCAACGTCAATCTCGGCGCGGTCACCAGCATCCTGAAGCTGGGCGATGGCACCGGCATCAGCTTCACCGGAAGCTTCACGCAGACCCACAACATCACCGTCGCCGGCGATCCGACCTTCAATGTCGCCGCCGGTCAAACCGTGACCCAGAGCGGCGTCATCTCCGACGGCGCCGCACCTGGCGATGTCGAGGTGACAGGCGGCGGCCGGCTGGTGCTTTCAGCGTACAACACCTATTCAGGCGGCACCGTCATCAAGGGTGCCACCCTCGAACTGGCAGCGAATGGCGCCGCGGGATCAGGCGCGATCGCTTTCACCGACGGCACCGTCGACAAGCTGGTGCTCGATGCCGCGGCGTTCTCGGGCACGGCGTTCGGCACGTCGATCACCGGCTTCGGCGGCGGCGACACCATCGACTTTGCCAACATCGCCTACGACGCGACGGCGACGCTGTCCTATGCCAACGGCGTGCTGCTGGTGAAGAGCAGCGGCGGCACGGTCCTCGCGTCGCTCAATCTGACCTTCGGGCTCGGCGGCTCGGCGAGCTCGCTGATGCTCGCCTCCGACGGCTCCGCCACGCCGCATCTCGAGATCAGCGCGCAAGCAGCCATCATCTCGGTCACCGCTGATACCACCGGTCACGTCACGGTCCTGAACGCCGGCAAGGTCGTCACCATATCGGTCAATTTCAGCAACACCGTCAGCGTGACCGGCGCGCCGCAATTGCTGCTCAACGACGGCAAGGCTGCGACCTATCTCAGCGGCAGCGGCTCGCACACGCTGGTGTTCAGCTACAACGTGCAGGACGGCGACAACACCTCCGATCTTCAGGTGCAGAGCCTTTCGCTCAATGCCGGCACCATCAAGGATCCGGGCGGCCAGGACGCTGGACTGGGCCGTGCGGCAACGGACCTGCATCTCGTGGTCGACACCGCGGCGCCGACCGTGTCGGTGACGGCGAGTGCAACCGCGCTGCTGGCCGGGCAGACCTCGACCGTCACCTTCACCTTCTCCGAGGCGGTCACGGGCTTCGCGCTGTCGGATACGACGGTGAGCGGCGGCACGTTGAGCAACCTCGTCCATGTCGGCCTCAACGCCTCGCACCAGGACATCTACACCGCGACCTTCACGCCTGACGTGACCAACGCCGAGGCAGGCTCGGTGCAGGTCAATGCGTCGAGCTATGCCGACAGCGCGGGAAATGCCGGCGCGGCGAGCAGCACGGTGAGTTTCACCGGCGACACCAAGGCGCCGACGGTGCAGGTCACCGCCGATCACAACACGCTGACCGCCGGCGATAGCGCCGTGGTCACCTTCACCTTCTCCGAAGCCGTCACCGGCTTCGGGCTTGGCGATGTCACGGTCCTAGGCGGCACGTTGGGTAATCTCAGCCATGTCGGCGTCGATAGCTCCGGCCACGACGTCTACACCGCGACCTTCACGCCCGACGCGACCAACACCGAGGCGGGCTCGGTGCAGGTCAATGCGTCGAGCTATACCGACGTCGCCGGCAATTCCGGCGCGGCGAGCAACACCATCAGCTTCACTGGCGACACCAAGGCGCCGACCGTGTCGGTGGCCGCCGATCACAGCGCGCTGCTGGCCGGACAGACCGCGGTGGTGACCTTCACCTTCTCCGAGGCCGTCGCCAGCTTCGCGCTCAATGACGTCACCGTCCATGGCGGCGCGCTGGGCAGCCTCGTCCATGTCGGCGTCAACGGATCCGGTCAGGACATCTACACCGCGACCTTCACGCCGGACGCGACCAACGCCGAGGCGGGCTCGATAAAGGTCAACGCATCCAGTTACAGCGACACGGCCGGCAATGCCGGCGGAGCCAGCAACACGGTCAACTTCACCGGCGATACGCTGGCGCCGACGGTGTCGGTCACGCTCAACCCGGACACGGTGCTGGCCGGCGACGTCTCGGTCGCGACCTTCGCCTTCTCGGAGGCTGTCTCGGGCTTCACGCTCGCCGGCACCACCGTGCATGGCGGCGTGCTGAGCAATCTCGTGCATGTCGGGCTCAACGGCTCCGGCCACGACATCTACACCGCGACCTTCACGCCTGACGTCAGCGACACCGAGGCGGGCTCGGTGAAGGTCAATGCGTCCAGTTACAGCGACACGGCGGGGAATGCCGGCGCCGCGAGCAACACAGCCACGATCGGTGGCGATACGCTGGCGCCGACGGTGTCGATCGCGGCGGACCGCAACGCGCTGCTGGCGGGCCAGACCGCGCTGGTGACGTTCACCTTCTCCGAACAGCTCGCGAGCTTCGCGCTCAGTGACGTCACCGTGCATGGCGGGACGTTGGGACATCTGGTTCATGTCGGCGTCAATGCGTCGGGCCAGGACATCTACACGGCGACCTTCACGCCAGATGAGAGCAACGCCGAGGTCGGGTCGGTGCAGGTCAGGGCGTCGAGCTATACCGACGTCGCGGGCAACGCGGGCGCGGCGAGCGGTACCATCAATTTCACCGGCGATACCAAGGCGCCGACGGTGTCGGTCGCGGCGACCCCGAGCTCGGTGCTGGCCGGCCAGACGTCGGTCGTCACCTTCACCTTCTCGGAGCACGTCACGGGCTTTGCGCTCACCGACACCGTCGTCGCCGGCGGTGCGCTGAGCAATCTGGTCCATGTCGGGCTCAACGTGTCGGGCCAGGATGTCTACACCGCGACCTTCACGCCAGATATCAACGACGTGCTGGCGGGCTCGATCCGGGTCACGGCCTCGAGCTATGCCGACGATGCCGGCAATGCCGGCACGGCGAGCAATACCGCTTCGATCGGCGGCGATACGCATTCGCCGACGGTGTCGGTGATGGCCGATCACACTTTGCTGCGCGCGGGCGATACGGCGCGCATGACGTTCACCTTCTCGGAGGCCGTCGCGGGCTTCGGGCTCGGCGACGTCGCCGTCCATGGCGGCACGCTGAGCGGCCTGGTTCATGTCGGCCTCAACGGGTTGGGCCAGGATATCTACACCGCATTCTTCACGCCTGACGTCACCGACCATCTGTCGGCCGACCTGTCCGTCGTTGGTGCGAGCTACGCCGACGTCGCCGGCAATGCCGGCGCGGCAAGCGGCACCATCAATTTCTCCGGTGATACCAAGGCGCCATCGGCCCCAAGGCTGGCGTTGCACCAGGACACCGGTTTCTCCGGTGCCGATCACATCACCAGCAATGCGCTGATCGACTACACGAGGTCCGACCCGGCCGATACGCTGCGCTTCAAGGCAGATGGTGCGTCGAGCTTCTCCACGGTGGCGCCGGTGTTCACGACCGACGGCGTGCATACCGTGACGGTGCAGGAGGTCGATGCCGCCGGCAATGTCAGCGCATCTTCGAGCCTGACCTTCACCCTCGACACGACAGCGCCCCATCTCACCGGCATCACCGCGACGCCGTCCGGTGGCGCGGCGGCGACCGGCGCGCTGGTGCAATTGACCGTCGGTTTCAACGAGGCGGTTCACGTCAATGGCGGAACGCCAACCCTGACGTTGAACGATGGCGGCAGCGCAATCTATGATGCCGCCGCGACGGCGCTGCTCGGCGATCCCTCGAAACTGGTGTTCGATCACATCGTGTCGTCGACGGATCGCGCCGCCGCGCTGGCCGTGACCGGTTTCACCTCGAATGGCGCCAACGTCGTGGATCTGGCCGGCAATGCGGCCTCGCTGTCGGCCGTGTCCGCCGTGTTCGACGCGCTGCACATCAACGAGACCATCGCGCCGGCCTACACGCTCGGACCGATCACGCGGCCGGAGCTGCATCTTGATCTGGGCGGTCACGTCATCATGGATGCGGCAGCATCGGCATTCGCCGGACAATATGGCATGCAGTATCTGTTCCTCGGCCTGCCGCCCGGAACGCCGTATCAGACCGTCCCCGACTTTCATCTCTGA
- a CDS encoding thermonuclease family protein: protein MAACALAIVACIGPAEAAGCNFEVQGEGRVAAIVDARSFRLDDGREVKLAGIEIADRARAAAALSALLLGRDVTLRGQDDTPDRYGRQPAYAFLAASDLPVQGELLRHGLALASSDIADKDCATALMAAEAEARAARSGTWGEASVIKNAESPGDILAGIGRFTVVEGRVLSVRQAGATTYLNFGRNWTQDFAVTISKRIVPAFEAAGLAPKSLENRRIRVRGWVEARRGPRIELLRVGQLELLGGN, encoded by the coding sequence ATGGCTGCCTGCGCGCTCGCGATCGTCGCATGCATCGGACCTGCCGAGGCGGCAGGATGCAATTTCGAGGTGCAGGGCGAGGGCCGCGTCGCCGCCATCGTCGATGCGCGCAGCTTTCGGCTGGACGACGGCCGCGAGGTCAAGCTTGCCGGCATCGAGATTGCCGACCGGGCCAGGGCCGCAGCCGCGCTGTCGGCGCTGCTGCTCGGTCGCGACGTGACGCTGCGCGGCCAGGACGACACGCCGGACCGCTATGGACGGCAGCCGGCCTATGCCTTCCTCGCGGCCAGCGACTTGCCGGTGCAGGGGGAGTTGCTGCGCCATGGCCTCGCGCTGGCATCATCTGATATCGCCGACAAGGACTGCGCCACCGCCCTGATGGCCGCGGAGGCCGAGGCGCGGGCCGCCCGATCGGGAACCTGGGGCGAGGCCAGCGTCATAAAAAACGCCGAAAGTCCCGGCGATATTTTGGCCGGGATCGGGCGCTTTACAGTGGTCGAGGGCAGGGTTTTGTCCGTGCGCCAGGCGGGGGCGACGACCTACCTGAATTTCGGCCGAAACTGGACACAGGACTTTGCTGTGACTATTTCAAAGCGCATAGTCCCTGCGTTCGAGGCCGCCGGGCTTGCGCCCAAGTCTCTGGAAAATCGCAGGATTCGTGTGCGAGGCTGGGTTGAGGCACGACGTGGGCCGCGAATCGAACTGCTCCGGGTGGGACAGCTTGAGCTACTCGGCGGGAACTAG
- a CDS encoding M48 family metalloprotease, with protein MIERAGRREQGTGRRLSAAPALVCAALTLSACGNVGRFEQVTPTAAAAPPVKPNRVVQQTPSSEREHERILSSYGGAYDDPRLEALINKTVERLVAASERPDQAYKVTILNSGAVNAFALPTGQLYVTRGLIALASDTSELSSVLSHEMAHVLAKHAAMREDQARQAAVVTRVVTDMSSDPDLTALALAKTKLTMASFSRQQEFEADGIGVGIAARAHFDPYGAARFLTAMERNAALKVGKTALDPRAQDFTSSHPATPERISNAQTTARQYSSPENDERDRETYLAAIDNIVYGEDPSEGFVRGRRFLHPKLGFTFTAPENFTLDNTAQAVIGVREGGSQAMRFDVVRVPAEQTLGDYLNSGWMEGVEKSSTEDLNINGFPAASATAHGDQWQFKVYALRFGSDVYRFIFAAKQKSTESERNARETVNSFRRLTLDEIQAARPLRIKVINVQPGDTVESLSHRMAGVDHPAERFRVLNGLDAHAQVKPRDRVKIVVD; from the coding sequence GTGATTGAACGCGCAGGACGGCGTGAACAAGGGACTGGCCGCCGCCTTTCGGCTGCGCCGGCGCTCGTTTGCGCGGCCCTGACGCTGTCGGCCTGCGGCAATGTCGGCCGGTTCGAGCAGGTCACCCCGACCGCAGCGGCGGCGCCGCCGGTGAAACCGAACCGCGTGGTGCAGCAGACGCCCTCGAGCGAGCGCGAGCACGAACGCATCCTGTCGTCCTATGGCGGGGCCTATGACGATCCCAGGCTCGAGGCCCTGATCAACAAGACCGTCGAGCGGCTGGTCGCCGCGTCCGAACGGCCCGACCAGGCCTACAAGGTGACGATCCTCAATTCCGGCGCGGTCAACGCCTTCGCGCTGCCGACCGGCCAGCTCTATGTGACGCGCGGCCTGATCGCGCTGGCCAGCGACACCTCCGAGCTCTCCTCGGTGCTGAGCCACGAGATGGCGCATGTGCTGGCCAAGCACGCCGCAATGCGCGAGGACCAGGCGCGCCAGGCCGCGGTGGTGACGCGGGTCGTCACCGACATGAGCAGCGACCCCGATCTCACGGCGCTGGCGCTGGCCAAGACCAAGCTGACGATGGCGAGCTTCTCGCGGCAGCAGGAGTTCGAGGCCGACGGCATCGGCGTCGGGATCGCCGCGCGCGCGCATTTCGATCCCTATGGCGCGGCGCGCTTCCTGACCGCAATGGAGCGCAACGCTGCGCTGAAGGTCGGCAAGACCGCGCTCGATCCGCGCGCGCAAGATTTCACCTCGTCGCATCCGGCGACGCCGGAGCGCATCTCCAATGCGCAGACCACCGCGCGGCAATACTCGTCGCCCGAGAACGACGAGCGCGACCGCGAGACCTATCTCGCCGCGATCGACAACATCGTCTATGGCGAGGATCCCAGCGAAGGCTTCGTGCGCGGCCGCCGATTCCTGCATCCGAAGCTCGGCTTCACCTTCACCGCGCCCGAGAATTTCACGCTCGACAACACCGCACAGGCGGTGATCGGCGTGCGCGAAGGCGGCAGCCAGGCGATGCGCTTCGACGTGGTACGGGTGCCGGCCGAGCAGACGCTCGGCGATTATCTGAATTCCGGCTGGATGGAAGGCGTCGAGAAATCCTCGACCGAGGACCTCAACATCAATGGTTTTCCGGCAGCTTCGGCCACCGCGCATGGCGACCAGTGGCAGTTCAAGGTCTACGCGCTGCGCTTCGGCAGCGACGTCTACCGCTTCATCTTCGCCGCCAAGCAGAAATCCACCGAGAGCGAGCGCAATGCGCGCGAGACCGTCAATTCATTCCGTCGTCTGACGCTCGATGAGATCCAGGCCGCGCGCCCGCTGCGCATCAAGGTCATCAACGTGCAGCCCGGCGACACCGTGGAATCGCTGTCGCACCGCATGGCCGGCGTCGATCATCCGGCCGAGCGCTTCCGCGTGCTCAACGGCCTCGACGCCCACGCCCAGGTGAAGCCGCGCGACCGCGTCAAGATCGTGGTGGATTGA
- a CDS encoding IS30 family transposase, translating into MGRTYKQLCLEERCEIARLSAGGSSIRQIAAALDRPPSTISRELNRNSGVQVGYKPSYAQQQMRARRWTGSRLEREPGLRRAVLERLGRGWSPEQVAGRLAREHGRRVISYESIYRFIYAQLTRTSDFSWRRYLPRGKSKRGRRGKRGGSPASFIEGRVSLDQRPIEVADRKTPGHWEADLMMFSKYGQQILAVHERTSRLLLGVPLASKLASGVAHHLVRLFEVLPQPIRRTVTFDNGTEFAAHLSLQSLLIKTFFCDPHAPWQKGGIENAIGRMRRFIPRNTDLEKLPTRRLRKSIAAYNNTRANALTSRPRQRSLLLKCCTSSVNPPSGLRRDDGWRSLAPYFAFSLRKAMMSARSFGS; encoded by the coding sequence ATGGGGCGGACTTACAAGCAGCTCTGCCTGGAGGAGCGATGCGAGATTGCCAGGCTTTCGGCCGGTGGTAGCTCGATCCGGCAAATCGCGGCAGCTTTGGATCGCCCGCCATCAACGATCTCTCGGGAGCTGAACCGCAATTCTGGCGTTCAGGTCGGTTACAAGCCCAGCTATGCCCAGCAACAGATGCGAGCGCGGCGCTGGACGGGCTCTCGCCTCGAACGAGAGCCCGGCCTGCGCCGCGCGGTGTTGGAACGTCTTGGTCGGGGCTGGTCGCCCGAGCAGGTCGCCGGCCGGCTGGCGCGTGAGCACGGCCGCAGGGTGATCTCCTATGAGAGCATCTACCGCTTCATCTATGCCCAGCTCACCCGCACCTCGGACTTCAGCTGGCGACGCTATTTGCCGCGCGGCAAGAGCAAGCGCGGTCGTCGCGGCAAGCGGGGCGGCAGTCCCGCAAGCTTCATCGAAGGCCGTGTTTCGCTGGATCAGCGTCCCATCGAGGTCGCCGATCGCAAGACCCCGGGCCATTGGGAGGCCGACCTCATGATGTTCTCCAAATACGGTCAGCAGATCTTGGCCGTGCATGAGCGCACCTCCCGCCTGTTGCTCGGCGTCCCCCTCGCAAGCAAGCTCGCCTCCGGCGTCGCCCACCATCTCGTGCGCCTGTTCGAGGTCCTGCCACAACCGATCCGCCGGACCGTCACCTTCGACAACGGCACCGAGTTCGCAGCTCACCTTTCCTTGCAAAGCCTCTTGATCAAGACGTTCTTCTGCGATCCCCACGCCCCCTGGCAGAAAGGTGGCATCGAGAACGCCATCGGCCGCATGCGCCGCTTCATCCCACGCAACACCGACCTTGAGAAGCTGCCGACCCGCCGCCTTCGCAAGTCCATCGCCGCCTACAACAACACCCGCGCAAATGCCTTGACTTCAAGACCCCGACAGAGGTCTTTGCTGCTCAAGTGTTGCACTTCGAGTGTGAATCCACCTTCCGGCCTTCGCCGGGACGACGGGTGGAGAAGCTTGGCGCCCTACTTCGCCTTCTCCTTGAGGAAGGCGATGATGTCGGCGCGGTCCTTCGGATCCTGA